ATATAATCTTGTGCGGACTCACCTTTTTTCTTTTGAAGCTCGACACAGCCAAAGATGACTAAAAGGGAAATGATTAGGAATACTGGAATGGCAACAGCCCACGGGGATGTCCTCTTGTCATCTGGAAGATGAAACATGAAATTCCAGTGAGCATGTGTTTGGAGAGACAGCATTTACTCCCAAGAGAAAGACGAGGAATTTTACACCCTTCCTTTTTAATGCATTCAGTTTGAATAACATGTTGACATCATGTTCTGTCCCATCTATCCAATCATATCATCCATCACGTAGCTTCCCTGAGGATCTGGAAACTACCCAGAACTCAACACAACACTTGACTACAGTGTGATTTTAAAAGGGAGTGACTCGTGATGCTTTACTATGGTAGTCAACATTAAACCCAACTGGTGAGATAACATTACTAACAGCACTAATAGCATCACAACATTAGCCTCTTGGAACCAGCCTGAAATCGCTGCCTTCTGTTTTCAGGGAACAGCATGTTGCACTATTGCACGATGACGCTGGTCACAAGGCTATCACAACATGCCCCTGGGGATGATGTAGCCTGTTAAATAGAACGCCAAATTCATGTatccaaatgtaaatgtttattatTAATATCATGAATTTGGCATGCTGTTTATAGAGCTAGGGATGATGTTTTCTCAATGTTGTTTTCAGGTTGAACCATTCTGACACGCTAAAAGAGTATGGTTTAGAAGTATATAATACGTCAACATCACGTACCCTCTtcaacctccctctctccagggaGAATAGGAAGCAGGACCCGCTCGTGTCTCTGTGTCCTCATCCCATTGTTTATGATACAGTCCACGTATCCCCCTGAGCCTGGCAACAGTTGGAGGGTGATGTTGCTAATGGCTGTGACAGTTTGGTCTTTGTTAATGACAGTCCAGTTGTTAGGTGTCTTTATGAGTGctgctgcagaaatgttccattggATCCAAGGTGCTGGTTTACCTGTGGCAGAGCAGCTGACCACAACTTCCATGTCTGAGTCAGGTTCAGTGCTGGGGACTTTTTGCATTGTGGCTCTCACTTCAGATACACCTTtgaatagatgaaacagggaataTTAGATCAtgttgattttatttattttaccaggcagaTCAATTAAGAACTGCTTTCAAAATATGTATCATGTTTTCATTTATGGTTTGACACCAGCCAATGTCCCTTATTAATGCATGCAGAGTTCATGGTCATTCAGACATTTTTTTCAATCCTGCCAGTGATGTAACAATGCCAATATGGTGATTTATACTTGCAGTTAGCTGGTGTTCTAAAGCATAGTGTTTCTATTCCCTAATAAAAACCCTAATAAACCCTTTACACACCCATACTGTATTATTCAGATATATCACTCCTTAGCAAATGTCCTGCTGTAAAGGGTGACTAAAGGATTATTCTATATTTGGCGAAGCACCAGATGTAAGGACCTTTATATTACCTGTATTGGTGGTTTAGCTTAAAAATGTATTAGTGAAGCATCTACAGtacattcgtaaagtattcagaccgcttccctttttacacattCAGTTACGtgacagacttattctaaaattgattaaataaatactaattcctcatcaagctacacacaataccccacaatgacaaagcaaaaaatctattttaggctgtaaagtaacaaaatgtgcaaaaagtcaaggggtctgaatactttccgaatgtactgaaGGTATTACTTATGAAGTCTTTATGAATGCTCCATAAGAGGATACCCCCAGTGACTTTCACTTCTATTCCAGTaccagcacacctgattcaactaggtCTAATCAAGGGCTGGATAATTAGTTGACCAGGTGTGCTTGTACCTCTGCTGATTTACGATTATTATTTTGAGTTACAATATCACTTACATTAAAATATAACTTCAACTGAATAGAGAACAATAGAGGGAAGCCCTAAAACTGTTATTATTCAGTGCATTAAATACCTTGAACTGTAAGACACGTCTGCTTGCGTCTTGATCCACTCGGGTAAACATTGAAGGAACAAATATAGCAGGCTTCGTCCGCCCATGTTACATTCTTCACGGTAATGGACGTCGAGTTGAGAGATGCCTCCGTGAAAACCACCTTGCCTCGGTGCGGGTCTATGATTTTAACGCCAAACCGCTTGCTGTAGGTGGCCAGATTCTCCACCGAGTCATCTTTGAACAGCCTCTGCCAGGTGACTTGCAACACACCTGTCGGGTCCGCAAGGGTGCAGGTATATGATGCGTCGCCATTGAAGTCAACCCTGGTGTCTCCTCTAGCTACGACGTTGGCAGAGACCGCTACAAATGGAAGAAGGCAAGTTTACAGGTAAATGAATACAGTTTAGCCTACAAACAAAATATTCAAATACCTGTCAAACTTGGTAAATGTTGCTAACCTAACCTATATTATCATATATGAGCAGAATCAACCACTAGTCAGAAGCCAT
The window above is part of the Salvelinus namaycush isolate Seneca chromosome 7, SaNama_1.0, whole genome shotgun sequence genome. Proteins encoded here:
- the LOC120050875 gene encoding OX-2 membrane glycoprotein-like, whose translation is MNTFLILLCLLSEAVSANVVARGDTRVDFNGDASYTCTLADPTGVLQVTWQRLFKDDSVENLATYSKRFGVKIIDPHRGKVVFTEASLNSTSITVKNVTWADEACYICSFNVYPSGSRRKQTCLTVQGVSEVRATMQKVPSTEPDSDMEVVVSCSATGKPAPWIQWNISAAALIKTPNNWTVINKDQTVTAISNITLQLLPGSGGYVDCIINNGMRTQRHERVLLPILPGEREVEEDDKRTSPWAVAIPVFLIISLLVIFGCVELQKKKAVNPQNTPLPQCHFQRPPKKQPPPQAQVALESPR